The Lycium barbarum isolate Lr01 chromosome 4, ASM1917538v2, whole genome shotgun sequence nucleotide sequence AGCTCTATTAAGGGAATATGTGGACGTCTTCACCTGGTCATACACAGATATGCCAGGTTTGAGCACTTAAATTGTAGCTCACATACTGCCTATTAAGGAAGGCTTCGTTCCTGTTAAGCAATAGACCCGGACATTTGCGCCTAGcctgagtatcaggataaaggacgaaATGGAGAAGCAAATCGAGTTTGGAATAGTGGAACTGACGTCCTACCCCACGTAGGtagccaacatagtgccagtaccaAAAAAGGACGAAAAGATTTGCATCTGTGTGGACCACTGAGATCTCAACGGGGCCAGTCCAAAAAGCAACTTTCCACTTCCAAACATCCACATCCTGATAGACAACTGTGCCAAGCATGAGCTGCAgtcgtttgtggattgtttcaCCCGGTACCACCAGATACTTATGAGCGAAAAGGATGCTGAAAAGACAAACTTCATCACCCCTTGAGGagtctaccattacagggtaatgtcGTCCGGCCTAAAAAATGCTGGTGCCacatacatgagagctatgactaccctattccatgatatgatgcatcgagagattgaGGTCTACGCGGACGATTttatcataaaatcaagggaaagctcagAGCATATTGTGTATTTACGTATGTTCTTCGACACACTTCGCAAATTCAATTTAAAGATGAACCCTACaaagtgcgcatttggagtgcctgcaggTAAATTGCTGGGATTCGTAGTCAGCCGTAGGGGCATTGAATTGGACCCTACTAAGATTAAAGCAATTCAGGAGCTACCGCCTCTCGAAACCAaaaaagaagtcatgagcttcttgggaaggttgAACTATATTAGACGATTCGtagcccagtcaactgtgattataGAGCCAATCCTCAAGTTACTCAAGAAGgacgctcccacaaattggacagaggagtgccaagaggcattcgacaaGATCAAGAGATACCTCTCCAATCCTCCTGTCTTGGTACCGCCCAGGCCAGAAAATCCTCTACTACTGTATCTGTGGGTATCAGAGAAGGCTTTCGGGTGCATACTCACCCAAAATGATGAAGagggc carries:
- the LOC132637626 gene encoding uncharacterized mitochondrial protein AtMg00860-like translates to MNPTKCAFGVPAGKLLGFVVSRRGIELDPTKIKAIQELPPLETKKEVMSFLGRLNYIRRFVAQSTVIIEPILKLLKKDAPTNWTEECQEAFDKIKRYLSNPPVLVPPRPENPLLLYLWVSEKAFGCILTQNDEEGKKEHAVYYLSKKFTSCEAQYTLVEKTCYALT